One genomic region from Clostridium saccharobutylicum DSM 13864 encodes:
- a CDS encoding phosphate ABC transporter substrate-binding protein — translation MKKRTLKFMVSALVLTMIGGAMVGCGNSSNQAQNNQSQTSDKTDVSGSITISGSSALLPLMEQTVEKFNDKNPNVEVSAQAGGSGTGLTQVLDGTVNIGNSDIFAEEKLDADKAKELVDHKVVAQGFGVAVSKSLGIDNLTSAQIQDIFSGKVTNWKQVGGPDKEILLIHRTAGSGTRATFEKTILGGNKELEKDSLGVTQDSNGAVLSAMKQNDGAISYLGLAYMQTKEAQDALKLVKIDGVSSDKANITDGSYKFWSWGHMYTKGEATGATKSFIDFVTSSDNSDSINNLGFISGSEMKVK, via the coding sequence ATGAAAAAAAGAACTTTAAAGTTTATGGTTAGTGCTTTGGTATTAACAATGATAGGTGGAGCTATGGTTGGATGTGGCAACTCATCAAATCAAGCACAAAATAATCAATCGCAAACAAGTGATAAAACAGATGTAAGTGGATCAATAACAATTAGTGGTTCATCCGCATTGCTGCCATTAATGGAACAAACTGTTGAAAAGTTTAATGATAAAAATCCTAATGTAGAAGTAAGTGCACAAGCAGGGGGATCTGGAACAGGTCTTACGCAAGTTCTTGATGGTACAGTAAACATAGGTAATTCCGATATATTTGCTGAAGAAAAACTTGATGCAGATAAAGCTAAGGAATTGGTTGATCATAAAGTAGTAGCACAAGGATTTGGAGTTGCAGTAAGCAAATCACTTGGTATTGATAATTTAACTTCAGCTCAAATTCAAGACATATTCTCAGGAAAGGTTACTAACTGGAAACAAGTTGGAGGTCCTGATAAAGAAATATTATTAATACACAGAACAGCTGGATCTGGAACAAGAGCAACTTTTGAAAAAACAATACTTGGTGGCAATAAAGAATTAGAAAAGGATTCTCTTGGAGTAACTCAAGATTCAAATGGTGCAGTATTAAGTGCTATGAAGCAAAATGATGGTGCAATAAGTTATTTAGGATTAGCATATATGCAAACTAAAGAGGCTCAAGATGCTTTAAAATTAGTAAAAATTGATGGTGTATCTTCTGACAAGGCAAATATTACTGATGGTTCATATAAATTCTGGTCATGGGGACATATGTATACTAAAGGAGAAGCAACAGGAGCAACTAAGAGTTTCATTGACTTTGTAACAAGCAGTGATAATAGTGATAGTATAAATAATTTGGGATTTATTTCAGGAAGTGAAATGAAAGTAAAATAA
- the pstC gene encoding phosphate ABC transporter permease subunit PstC, with protein MEKRSLKERLKNEYLGQGFAALCGILIILITIAIIVFIASKGIRIFVNDGYSVSEFLFKNNWNPNKGAVPSFGALAFILGSTLVSIGAVIISAPIAIALAIFVNVISSKFGKKIIKPSLEILVGIPSVVYGWVGISILVPFIKGNFGGMGFSLLAGVLVLAIMILPTIATLSIDAIKTIPESHIEASYGLGATRWQTISRVIIPGAKSGILTGVVLGIARAFGEALAVQMVIGNTVKIPDSIFSSMATLTSIITMDMANTVGGTAWNDALWTLALILLVISFIFILIVRMIERRSEV; from the coding sequence ATGGAAAAAAGAAGTTTAAAGGAAAGGCTTAAAAATGAGTATTTAGGTCAAGGCTTTGCAGCACTATGTGGGATATTAATAATATTGATAACAATAGCAATAATAGTATTTATTGCTTCAAAAGGAATAAGAATTTTTGTAAATGATGGATATAGTGTTTCAGAGTTTTTATTTAAAAATAATTGGAATCCGAACAAAGGTGCAGTGCCTTCCTTTGGAGCTCTAGCTTTCATCTTAGGTTCAACCTTGGTATCAATAGGTGCAGTAATTATAAGTGCACCTATTGCCATTGCCTTGGCAATCTTTGTGAATGTTATCTCTAGCAAATTTGGTAAAAAGATAATCAAGCCTTCTTTAGAAATATTAGTTGGAATACCTTCAGTTGTTTATGGATGGGTAGGTATTTCAATATTAGTACCATTTATTAAAGGAAATTTTGGTGGAATGGGATTTTCATTATTGGCAGGAGTTTTAGTACTTGCAATTATGATATTACCAACTATAGCAACATTATCAATAGATGCTATAAAGACAATACCTGAAAGTCATATTGAAGCATCTTATGGATTAGGTGCTACAAGATGGCAAACAATTTCAAGGGTAATAATTCCAGGAGCGAAATCAGGAATACTTACAGGGGTTGTACTTGGAATAGCTAGAGCTTTTGGTGAGGCTTTAGCAGTACAAATGGTGATTGGTAATACGGTAAAAATTCCAGATAGTATTTTTTCATCAATGGCTACATTAACAAGTATTATAACAATGGATATGGCAAATACAGTTGGTGGGACTGCATGGAATGATGCATTATGGACATTAGCATTAATTTTACTTGTAATTTCCTTTATATTTATATTAATAGTAAGAATGATAGAAAGAAGGAGTGAAGTATAG